GGCGACACCATGGCCGACGGCTTCGAACAGCTCCCCGCCAACAGCCCCGGTCTCGTCCGCTCCGAGCTGGAGCGGGTCTACGGGGAGGTGCCCGCCCCTCGCTGGATCCGCGGCCTGCACGCGGGCGACGAGACGGCCTGGCGCACCCTGCACCGCGCCCAGCAGGCCGCGTACGAGACGGTCCTCGCCCCGGTCTGGTCCGTCGTACAGGATCTGCACCGTGGGGAGTTCACCCGCTACGCCCTGACCGTCGCCGAACACGGCGTGGCCGCCACGCTGGCCGGCCTGGCCCGGGCAGCCGGCTCCGTGAGGGCGTGTGGGAATGGCCCGGCGCAGCGCCGGACCGCGACCTGTGCCTCGGCGGGCGCGGCCTGGTTCTGCTGCCCACCTTCCACCACCCGGCGGGCCCACTTCTTCAGGACACCCCGGGCCATCCCGCGGTCCTGACATACCCAGCCGGTCCCGGGCTCCCGCCCACCGCGGGGCGCCCGGTCGTCCCCGCCGAGGCCCTGGCCGCCGTCCTGGGCCGCACCCGGCTGGACGCCCTGCGCCTCCTCGCCGAGCCTCACACCACGACGTCCCTGGCCCGCGCCCTCCACGTCAGCAACGCGACGGCCTCGTCCCACGCGGCGGCGCTCAGATCGGCAGGCATGGCGACGACCACCCGCACAGGCCGCTCGGTCACCCACCAGCGCACGGCCCTCGGCACGCTGGTTGCGGGCGCCTGACCGCCGTAGTCCGCCACAAGACGGCCCGCAAGCCCATCATCGCCCTGGTCGGCGACCCTCAGTCCGGCCCGCTCCCGTCGTCGTCCTCGTCCAGCACGGGCGCGTCCCTGTCGCGCCGCGGGCGCGGGGCGCCCGCGGCCGGGACGCGGGCGGTGAAGCTGCAGCGGCCGAGCAGGTTCGGGTTGCGGTGCTTGAGCGGGGGACAGGCGGCCGATGCCCCTCCTCGCGGATCTCGTCGCCCAGGAGGAGAGGCGGGTTTCGCTGCTGCCGTAGGGTCGGTGGTCGAGGACTGGGCGCTGGGACCGGTTCCGTCGCGGTAGACAGGAGCTGAGCGATGTCAGGTACCCCCGAGGCTTCGCCGGGTGAGCCGCGGCTGAGGCGGGTACCGCCGGCCGAGGTGGAGGCGGCGCGGATGGAGGCGGTGCGCCGCTACGACATCCTGGATACTCCGCCCGACGGGGCTTTCGACCGGGTCGCGGCGATGGCCGCCCGCCTGTTCGACGTTCCCGTGGCCAGCGTGACGATCGTCGATGCCGACCGGATCTGGTTCAAGGCCGTTCACGGCCTGGAAGGGGTCGCGCAGATCGGCCGGGACCCTGGCCTGTGCGGGTCGGCGATCCTCCGCGATGACGCGCTGGTGATCCCCGACACCCTCAGCGATCCGACCGCCCGCACCAATCCGCTGGTCACCGGTCCTTTGGGGGTGCGGTTCTACGCGGCGGCGCCGATCATCACCGCCGACGGCCACCGGCTGGGCACAGTCAACATCCTGGACACCACACCGCGTCTGATCACCGAGGCCGACACCGAAACCCTGGCCGACCTGGCCGCGGTGGTTCTGGACGCCATGGAGTTGCGGCTTTCGGGCCTGCGGCTGCTACGCGAGGAACAGGAGCGCCGCAAGGCGGAGGAGGCGGCGCGGACGCGGGCCGAGCGGGATACGGAGGCGATCACCGCGTTCGCCACCACCCTCCAGCGCACCCTGTTGCCTCCCGCGCTGCCGACGGTTCCGGGGCTCGAGCTGGCCTGCCACTACCAGACCGACTCGCCCCGGGACGTCGGCGGTGACTTCTACGACGTCTTCTCCCTGGGCGGACAGCGCTGGGCGTTCTTCCTCGGGGACGTGTGCGGCAAGGGCGCCGAAGCCGCCGCCGTCACCTCGCTGACCCGCTACACCCTGCGCGCAGCCGCCCAGCACCACGACGATCCCACCGAAGTACTCAACGCCCTCAACAGCGCCCTGCTCCTCGATCCCTCGATGGGCAGCCGGTACTGCACCTGCGTCTTCGGCACCCTGCAGCCCGCCCCGGGCGGCGGTTTCACCGTGACCGTGGCCATGGGAGGCCATCCTCCCGCCTTCCACCTGCAGCACGGGGATGACGGCGCGATGGCGGTGAACGGGATACGGCCCAGCGGGGGCATGCTCGTGGGCGCACTGGAAGGCGCCCGGTTCGCCTCCCACACCTTCCACCTCGCCCCGGGCCACGGCCTGCTGCTCTACACCGACGGGCTCACCGAGGCCCGCCTGCCGGACGGGACCATGCTCGGTGAGGAAGGCGTGGCCGCCTTCCTCACCACCCGCACCACCCCGGACGCCGGCCGCCTGATCGAAGACACCATCGCCCTCATCATGGACCTGCCCACCGGGACCGGTGACGACGTCGCCCTGCTCGCGCTGTCCGTACCCCTGGCACCGGCCACCGACCAGACGGCCGCCGCATCGACGGCCCGCACCCTGGCCACGCCCGGCGCCGGCGCCGCCCGCGCCGACCAGGAGCGCTGACCGTGACCGACGACCTCACCCTCACCACCACCCACACCGACGGACACCTGGCGGCCCTCCACGTCAGGGGAGAGATCGACATACACACCGCTCCTGCCCTCCGCACAGGAGCACTGGACGTCATCGCCCGAGGACATCCGCACCTGATACTGGACCTGACCGGGGTCACCTTCTGCGACTCCTCCGGCTTCAACGCCCTGATCGGCGTCATGCGCTGCACGATGGCCGCAAACGGCTCCCTGACCCTGGCCGCAGTCCCCGACCGCCTGTCCCGAATGCTCGATCTCACCGGCCTGAGCACCGTCATGCCGTCCTACCCCAGCACCGAGGCCGCGATGAACGCCCGCCCCACTGCCACGCCCGAGCCCGCCTGACCCGGCCGATCAGCGGCCCGATCCGACTTCAGTGACAAACCGTCCACGTGCAACGGCAGAGGACCGAGACGCACTACCCCGGCGAGGACGACGGAGCGTGAGCGTGGCACCGGTGTCACGCTCACGTGAACGGGTGTCACGCCGCAGCGATTATGGGCCCGTTTGCCCGTTTTCAGGTCCTCGGACCCCCTCTCGGGGTGGTTCGGCGGCTCGGGTGCGACACATGAGAGTTCATGCCTCGCTCTCCGTCCGTTCGTCAGGGGCCGTAGCAGCGGGGTGCGGCGTGCTGTCGGCCGCCTCGATGCCTCCGGCGGCCCCCCACCCTGGGTCTGGCTGGGTCCTGGTCCGGTGTTTCCCCTGGTCGTCGTCGAGCGCTGCCGCACCGTCGACCGCAACGTCGCCGGCCCGGCCATGTCCGCCACCCCGGCCGACCGCTCACCGTCCGTGTTCTTGGCCGCCACCGTCCACATCATCGAGGTCAACGGCACCGAGGCCACCGAGGAGGCGGTCACCCGGCGGGCTCAGGAGATGATCGCCACTCACGGCGGCGAACTGCGGCGGGTGTACTCCGCCGCTTCCCAGGCATTCTCCGTCTCGCTCACCGAAGAACAGAAGATCTCCTACTACAAGGACCCCCGAGTCGACTCGATCACCAGTGACCGTGTCTACCGGGTCGCAGGAAAGCAGCAGCCCGTCCGGGGGACGGGCACCGCACGGGCGGCGCTCGGCGGCATTCAGCTGTCACTGCCCTCATGGGGCCTGGACCGCATGGATCAGCGCGACCTGCCCCTTGACGGCGTCCACCGCATGCCGCACGGAACCGGCACGGGAGTGGACATCTACGTCGTCGACACCGGGGTCCGTGTCGCGCACCGGGAGTTCTGGGGCCGCCGGGCACACGGTGCGTACGACGCCATCGAGCGGCGCCCGGGCGGGGAAAGCGACTGTAACGGCCACGGGACCGCCTCCGCGGCCATCGCCGCCGGTCTGTGGACCGGCGTCGCCAAGGGCGCCACCGTGCAGTCGGTGCGCGCCTTCGGCTGCGACGGCACCGGCACGCTGGAACACATCATGTCCGCGGTCGACTGGATCACCGCCCACGCCGACGGCCCTTCCGTCGTCAACCTCGGCTTCTCCGGCGAGCCGGGTTCGGTGCTCGACCTCCAGCTCTACCAGATGACCGGCAAGGGCATCGCCTACACCGCCGCGGCGGGCAACGGCGACGCGTCGGGCAACGGGATCGAGTCCTGCGAGACGACCCCTGCCCGACAGACCACCGCCATCACCGTCGCCGCCACCGGCCGCGACGACAGGCGCCCGGCCTGGTCCAACCACGGTTACTGCGTGCACCTGTTCGCACCCGGCACCGACATCACCACCGCCGGCGCGCGCAGCGACGGCTCCTACGTCAAGCTGACCGGCACCTCCGCGGCCACCGCCGAGGTGACCGGCGCCGCGGCTGTGCACTTGGCCCGCCACCCCGACACGACGCCGGTCGAACTGGACCAGGCGCTCACGGCCGTCGCCACCCGGGACCACGTGCGCGACGCGGGCCCGGAGTCCCGGAACCTGCTGCTGTACACCGGACCCTCCGACAACACGCGAGAAGGTGACCGGCGGTGAGCGGCGGCGTCCGGGACGTCGTCGTCATCGGGTCGGGCCCCGCCGGCTACACCGCCGCCCTTTGGAAGTCGTCTCAATCGGTGCGTCTGCGGTGGCAGATGAGGGTGCAGGCGATGCTCGTGAAGACGAGAAAGTGATCGGCTTCTCGCTCGTAGCGGCGGCGGCAGCCGGCTAAGGACTGTCCCGGAATCTGGCGCCGGGCCGGGGCGCGACTACCTCAGGGCGGGAGGTGGCAGCTACCGGTCTGGTGCTTGCGTTCGACGCCAGCTCCGGGAAGAGTCTCGCGGACGCCGTTCGGGGCGATGTCGTGAGAGCAAGGGCAATGGAGATGTGTGTGATGGATACGGCGGTCAAAGAGGCTGCCGTCGCTCGGTTCCTCCGCGAACATCCGGAGATGGAGCAGGCTGCATGCGACCACCCCGCGCTGCTGGGCTGCGCCGATGTCGACTGGTCGAAAATTCCGGGGTGCCCTGCGGGGGTCCCGGCCCTGCTCCGCGGTCTCCTGGATGAGGCAGTCGGCCCCGAGACCCTGCCTGTGCTGGAGAACCTCCTGATGAACAGCACCTTCCACGTGAGCGCCGTGATGCCGGCCGCCCTACCCTTCCTGATCCGTCTGGCAGCCGTCCCCGACATCGCCGTGCGGCCAGACCTGGTCGGCCTCTTGGCCGTTGCCGCGGAGCTGTCTTCGTCCGTCGACGCCGACGACGAACGCCGGGTGCTGCTGTTCGGGAAAGACTCCGATCACCCGGAACGCGAAGGGTGCAGGGCCGCCTTCGCCGCACACGCTTCCGCCCTGCGCGCGTTGCTGGAGGACGGGGCCCTTCCGGCAGGACTGATCAGCGCAGACGACCGCGCATGCCTGCTCAGGGCCGTGGAACCGCAGCGATGTCCTTCCTGACTGCCCGCACCCCGGCGCCGACTTCCGCGCGGAGGTCGCTGCCCTCGCCGCCCTCGACGGCTGGATCCACCGTCGCTTCCGGTTCGACCCCTGCGGCGCCTCGGTGACGTACGACGAACCCTCCCACCGCTTCGCCTTCACCTGGCCGAGCCCGGCCGCCCCCCTTCGCCGACGAGCTTCCCCCACCAGACCCAGCCTGAGTTGTCGCCGACGAGCGTTCTCTCGGTGTTCGACCCGGCGGAACTGTGGCCACGCCAGACCCCGTCCCACGATGGCACCGTGATCATCACGCCGCCCCTACCACCGCCTGCCGATGCGGGGCCTCGTCGCGCTCACGCTTGGCGAGCGTATGCAGCGCGGCTTGGTCGCCGTACCGGTCCCGGGCGGCGGCAACGAGCACGTCCACCGCGACGGTGAGCGCAGCATCGGGCACTCGGCATGGCGCGTCGACACTGAGCGCGAGGTCATCGAGGTGAACCGCCAGCTCGACGCAACGGGTCTGCAGGTATCCGTCGAGCAACATCTCATTCGGGCGTCGTCGCAATCTCATCAGCCGCTGACAGGTCCACGTTGTGGATCGACCCGCCGCCTTGGCCGCCTGGACGGCTCGCCCATGTGGGGAGTGTGGTGGCACGAGAGCGGGTCTCTCTCAGGCCGCGGTCCCTTGGTGGGTTTGGTGGGCTTGGTGGGTCCTGGTGGCGGACAGGTCCGCCGCTCGCCGGACCGAATCAGCGGAGGCGGCCAGCAGCGGCAGCCGGACGGCCGGGCTGGGGATACGGCCCTGCGCGTGCAGCACCCCCTTGATCACGGTCGGGTTCGGCTCGGCGAAGAGCGCGGCGGACAGCCGGGCCAGCTCCGTTCCCAGCCTGCGGGCCTGTCCGGTGGCGTCGCGCTGCCACAGCGAGATCAGCTCGGCGAAGTCAGCGGTGCGGACATTGGCCGACGCCAGGATGCCGCCGCGGGCGCCCGCCGCGAGCAGCGGTGAGATGACGGCGTCATCGCCGCCGAGCACCGCGAAGTCCGGTGTCGACGAGCCGAGCAGTTCCATCGCGGCCGCGTCGATCGCACCGGTCGCGTACTTGACCCCGACGACCTCCGGTAGGTGCCCGAGCACGTTCAGAGTGCCGGTGCTGAGCGACTGACCGGTGCGGTACGGGATGTCGTAGACGACCAGCGGCAGGCCCCCGTGTTCGGCGAGTGCCGTGAAGTGCGCCAGCGTTCCCGCCTCGCCGGGCCGGGTGTAGGGCGGCGTGGGAACCAGCGCCGCGGTGACGTCACCGCTCTGAGCGAGCTCCCGCAGCGTCGTGATGGCGGCGGCGGTGTCGTTGGTGCCGACGCCGACGATCAGCGGAGCTCCGTGTGCCCGGCAGGCGGCCGAGCAGATGCGGACCACCGCCTGCTTCTCCTCGGTGGTCAGCGTGGCCGCCTCCGCGGTGGTGCCCAGGGCGACGAGTCCCCGAGCGCCGGCCGCCAGCGCCTCGCCGGCGAGGCAGGCGAGCGCGTCCGGGGCGAGGCGCAGGTCATCGGTGAACGGGGTCACCAAGGGGACGAACAGGCCGGTGAGATTCGCTTCGGGGTTCATACGTCCACCCTGACCGACACAGATTCAGTAGATCCAGTTCATATTTCTTCGCTTATGCGTAAGCTCACCTTATGCTCGATGTCCGACGTCTCCACCTGCTGCGCGAACTGGACCGACGCGGCACCATCGCGGCCGTCGCCGAGGCGCTGACCTTCACCGCCTCGGCCGTCTCCCAGCAGCTGAGCGTGCTTGAGCGCGAGGCAGGCGTACCCCTGCTGGAACGAAGTGGCAGACGGGTGGTGCTCACCCCCGCGGGCCGCACCCTCGTCACCCACGCCAATGCCGTCCTCGAACGCCTCGAACTGGCCGTCTCCGAGCTGGCCGGGGCACGCGAGGGCATCGGCGGGCCGCTGCGGATCGGGAC
This portion of the Streptomyces changanensis genome encodes:
- a CDS encoding PP2C family protein-serine/threonine phosphatase, with the protein product MSGTPEASPGEPRLRRVPPAEVEAARMEAVRRYDILDTPPDGAFDRVAAMAARLFDVPVASVTIVDADRIWFKAVHGLEGVAQIGRDPGLCGSAILRDDALVIPDTLSDPTARTNPLVTGPLGVRFYAAAPIITADGHRLGTVNILDTTPRLITEADTETLADLAAVVLDAMELRLSGLRLLREEQERRKAEEAARTRAERDTEAITAFATTLQRTLLPPALPTVPGLELACHYQTDSPRDVGGDFYDVFSLGGQRWAFFLGDVCGKGAEAAAVTSLTRYTLRAAAQHHDDPTEVLNALNSALLLDPSMGSRYCTCVFGTLQPAPGGGFTVTVAMGGHPPAFHLQHGDDGAMAVNGIRPSGGMLVGALEGARFASHTFHLAPGHGLLLYTDGLTEARLPDGTMLGEEGVAAFLTTRTTPDAGRLIEDTIALIMDLPTGTGDDVALLALSVPLAPATDQTAAASTARTLATPGAGAARADQER
- a CDS encoding STAS domain-containing protein, whose amino-acid sequence is MTDDLTLTTTHTDGHLAALHVRGEIDIHTAPALRTGALDVIARGHPHLILDLTGVTFCDSSGFNALIGVMRCTMAANGSLTLAAVPDRLSRMLDLTGLSTVMPSYPSTEAAMNARPTATPEPA
- a CDS encoding S8 family peptidase, with translation MFPLVVVERCRTVDRNVAGPAMSATPADRSPSVFLAATVHIIEVNGTEATEEAVTRRAQEMIATHGGELRRVYSAASQAFSVSLTEEQKISYYKDPRVDSITSDRVYRVAGKQQPVRGTGTARAALGGIQLSLPSWGLDRMDQRDLPLDGVHRMPHGTGTGVDIYVVDTGVRVAHREFWGRRAHGAYDAIERRPGGESDCNGHGTASAAIAAGLWTGVAKGATVQSVRAFGCDGTGTLEHIMSAVDWITAHADGPSVVNLGFSGEPGSVLDLQLYQMTGKGIAYTAAAGNGDASGNGIESCETTPARQTTAITVAATGRDDRRPAWSNHGYCVHLFAPGTDITTAGARSDGSYVKLTGTSAATAEVTGAAAVHLARHPDTTPVELDQALTAVATRDHVRDAGPESRNLLLYTGPSDNTREGDRR
- the dapA gene encoding 4-hydroxy-tetrahydrodipicolinate synthase, whose translation is MNPEANLTGLFVPLVTPFTDDLRLAPDALACLAGEALAAGARGLVALGTTAEAATLTTEEKQAVVRICSAACRAHGAPLIVGVGTNDTAAAITTLRELAQSGDVTAALVPTPPYTRPGEAGTLAHFTALAEHGGLPLVVYDIPYRTGQSLSTGTLNVLGHLPEVVGVKYATGAIDAAAMELLGSSTPDFAVLGGDDAVISPLLAAGARGGILASANVRTADFAELISLWQRDATGQARRLGTELARLSAALFAEPNPTVIKGVLHAQGRIPSPAVRLPLLAASADSVRRAADLSATRTHQAHQTHQGTAA